The genomic region CAGGGTGAAGATCACGCCCTTGGCCTTGCCGTCGCCCTTGGTGTCGAAGATCACGTCCTTGAGCAGCGGAATCACGGCGTCGGCCTGTGCGGGCTCGACGATAGTGAAGATGAATCGGCCGTAGGGCTCGGCTCCGCCCCACAGGTTGCGGAAACCGGCGAAGATCGGCATCCGTTCGGAGATCACGCGTCCCATGCCCTGGCTTTCAACCACCGTGGCCGTGGTGATGCCGGCCTCGATCATCGCGGCTAGAACCTCCTCGGCCAGGTCCGGATTACTGATTACGCAGCCCAGCAGCAGCAAACCCGGGACCCACCCCTAGGGGTGGCGCTCCTCTACTTGCTCGAAGGCCCGCAGCACGTCCGGCGCATTCGCGGCGTTGCGCAGCTCGCCGAGGAAGTTCTCGTCCTTGAGCATTCGGCACAACCGCGAGATCAGCCGCAGGTGCTCGGCCGGGTCGTCGCCCGGGCCGACCAACAGCACGACCAGGTCGACGTGGTGGTGTTGCCCGGCCTCGTCCTCGCCGTAATCCAACGGTTGGGCGATTCGCGCCAGGAGCAGAGCCGTGCCGCCCAAACCCTGGAGACCGGCGTGGGGAATCGCCACGCCCGAGCCCACGCAAGTGCAGCCCAGTCCCTCGCGTTCGACCAGCAGCCGCAGCAGCTCGTCGCGCTGGGCTTGGTCGGCCAGGCCCGCCGGCACAAGCATCGAGGTGGTCTGAGCGAACAACGCCTGCTTGTCTTCGACCTCGAGATCAAGCTGGATCAGCTCCGGTTTGAGCATCGGCGATAGTATCTGCATCCCGGCTCCCGCTTTGCTGGTCAATCGTACTGATGTTACACGATCGAACGCGCGGTGGAATAGGGCAATCGCCCAGAGCGCACGAATCGCCTGTGCACGCGGCGCGATTGTGCTAGCCTTTGACCATGGGTAAAAAGCAAGACGAACAAAAAACAAAGCAGACGGACGGAAACGATCCGATCGAGGCCACGGGCCGGGCCTATAAAAACGGGCGTCGTATTGGCATCGCAATTGCGGTGGTGGTTCTCGGCATTTTCGTTTACAGCATTCTGCGCAACAGCGGGATATTGCCGGGAAGCGATGGGACGCTGCAAAACGGCGTGCTGGAGAACAGGGACTTCATCGTGGTGTTGATCGCCGCGGGTTTGGTGGTGGCGATTTACACGGTGCGCCGGGTGCTCGGACGCCGACGCTAGTTCCGGCTAATCCCGGCGCAGCACGGCTTGCCTGCTTCTGCGCGAGCCGTTCTGATCCTCCACCAGCCATCCGGCCTGCCGGGCCTGGTCAAGGGTGTCCTCGAACGCCTGTCGGCTGACGTGCCCGCCGGGTTCGTATATCGCCATCCGCGCACCGGGCTTGCACAGCTCGTACAGTTCGCAAAGCGCCGGGGCCATGGTCGGCAGCTCGTGCATCACGTGAATCGCGACCGCGAAGTCGACCTGGCCGCG from Candidatus Alcyoniella australis harbors:
- a CDS encoding P-II family nitrogen regulator; the protein is MLLLGCVISNPDLAEEVLAAMIEAGITTATVVESQGMGRVISERMPIFAGFRNLWGGAEPYGRFIFTIVEPAQADAVIPLLKDVIFDTKGDGKAKGVIFTLPVAEFHKPSPAR
- a CDS encoding PTS sugar transporter subunit IIA, with the translated sequence MQILSPMLKPELIQLDLEVEDKQALFAQTTSMLVPAGLADQAQRDELLRLLVEREGLGCTCVGSGVAIPHAGLQGLGGTALLLARIAQPLDYGEDEAGQHHHVDLVVLLVGPGDDPAEHLRLISRLCRMLKDENFLGELRNAANAPDVLRAFEQVEERHP